The proteins below come from a single Tachysurus fulvidraco isolate hzauxx_2018 chromosome 26, HZAU_PFXX_2.0, whole genome shotgun sequence genomic window:
- the cdc26 gene encoding anaphase-promoting complex subunit CDC26 — MLRRKPTRLELKLDDIEEFESVKKELESRKKQRDEVDVVGVAQSEMSSSVGGSEGKTREQTIHERIGYKPHPKSNTLPSFFGNLQF; from the exons ATGCTTCGCCGAAAACCAACTCGTTTGGAGCTGAAGCTGGATGATATTGAGGAGTTTGAGAGTGTGAAGAAAGAGCTGGag AGCAGAAAGAAACAGCGAGACGAAGTAGACGTGGTCGGAGTTGCACAGAGTGAGATGAGCAGCTCTGTCGGAGGTTCTGAAGGGAAAACCAGAGAGCAAACCATTCACGAGCGAATAGGATACAAACCTCATCCAAAGTCAAACACACTACCGTCTTTCTTTGGGAATCTCCAGTTTTGA